One genomic segment of Erysipelotrichaceae bacterium 66202529 includes these proteins:
- a CDS encoding PTS galactitol transporter subunit IIB, whose amino-acid sequence MKKIVIACGAGLATSSMVREKVEEELKKHGIPCEIIQCTLHEVEGYDGQVDLIITTMKVKKKFTSPLVHGSAYLTGINEDAVTQQIMDILA is encoded by the coding sequence ATGAAGAAAATTGTAATCGCCTGCGGTGCAGGTCTGGCAACATCCAGTATGGTGCGTGAAAAGGTGGAGGAAGAGCTGAAGAAGCATGGAATACCATGTGAAATTATTCAGTGCACCCTGCATGAGGTGGAGGGATATGACGGACAGGTCGATCTCATCATCACCACAATGAAGGTGAAAAAGAAATTTACGTCACCACTCGTTCATGGCAGCGCCTATCTGACAGGAATCAATGAGGACGCTGTAACGCAGCAGATTATGGATATTCTTGCGTAA
- a CDS encoding linear amide C-N hydrolase: MKHYNWNKDPYAAGFAYGNELNKEHRSITETLRMVKSDERRAFAQECRKCYETWYPSVLEEMQGLADAQQIAVEELEQLLLCMYAFPLEIRCTCVAFRAVDGHVYLGRNSDFFTAMEEVYESNLVAIPARIAFIGNTTACIQYEDGINAYGLAAGLTFIAPVCRKPGLHAGFLIRYVLEHCTCVKEALKALQRLPIASAQTITLADQKEMAVVECNCERIRIKASDSHVWATNRFHDPDMLHYNVDNIDDMGSEIRWQTVARAMQHPKRFSEGYMRQLLSGKLGFLCQYDRQRGGDTVWSSLYDVTAKQVWRSEGNPSSVPFEKDERLIFKG, from the coding sequence ATGAAGCATTATAACTGGAACAAAGATCCCTATGCGGCAGGCTTCGCATATGGAAACGAATTAAACAAGGAACACCGCAGTATTACGGAAACTCTGCGGATGGTGAAAAGTGATGAGCGCAGGGCCTTTGCGCAGGAGTGCAGAAAATGCTATGAAACATGGTATCCCTCTGTATTGGAGGAGATGCAGGGGCTTGCGGATGCCCAGCAGATCGCGGTGGAGGAGCTGGAACAATTATTATTGTGTATGTACGCATTTCCTCTGGAAATCCGCTGTACCTGTGTTGCTTTTCGTGCTGTGGACGGACATGTATATTTAGGAAGAAACAGTGATTTCTTTACTGCTATGGAGGAGGTGTATGAATCCAATCTTGTAGCAATCCCGGCAAGGATCGCCTTTATCGGCAATACCACCGCCTGTATACAGTATGAGGATGGTATCAATGCGTATGGACTTGCGGCAGGCTTGACGTTTATTGCCCCGGTATGCCGCAAGCCGGGTCTGCATGCCGGATTTCTGATTCGCTATGTGCTGGAGCATTGTACCTGTGTTAAAGAGGCTCTAAAGGCTTTGCAGAGATTGCCGATTGCCAGTGCACAGACGATTACGCTTGCAGATCAAAAGGAAATGGCGGTAGTGGAATGCAACTGCGAGCGTATACGTATAAAAGCATCCGATTCCCATGTATGGGCAACGAACCGGTTTCACGATCCCGATATGCTGCATTACAATGTAGATAATATCGATGATATGGGAAGTGAGATACGCTGGCAGACTGTAGCGCGGGCCATGCAGCATCCAAAGCGGTTTTCAGAAGGCTATATGCGGCAGCTGCTGTCCGGTAAGCTTGGCTTCCTGTGTCAGTATGACCGTCAAAGAGGCGGAGATACGGTTTGGAGCAGTCTGTATGATGTGACGGCTAAACAGGTATGGCGCAGTGAGGGCAATCCTTCCAGCGTCCCATTTGAAAAGGATGAACGTCTGATATTCAAAGGCTAA
- a CDS encoding PRD domain-containing protein, which translates to MIPFTGKQLQLIQLLMNRSSPVAFEELSQLLEAGRRSVYYIVNKTNEVLQMNALEPVFCKRGAGYYLKEEQKQRLSELLKNEKKLLSEVLTPQQRVSFLICCMIYPKSVIHVEDIMQLLKCSRNTVFSDLKNVKEQLKAYGLELRIDLKNGYGVEGKAFNKRAVLLYFLKQLLNEVDVHTLPFLDMEQVDDYYDRLLKISSEREHEYRKDNLLSIACMLSIIRDSPEQYDFSLMELRDLCETQELDLIDRYFQELNVHERLYLALHLLGSKASRELNPQDDEHDIRIFELSSRLVESFERTACVSFDDKNDLINSIYMHLKLSMYYNRLGIQVVNPLIDEIQKQYTDIYMITQLVCEDLRDLFQMPIMDSEIAYLTMHFGGHLKQGVRCYDEIRILVVCPSGISTSTLLKREIEGLYANVRVVDTASLDHVQDYEQQVDFIVSTIDVKSEVPVIQVHPILTREDKARIASMMMLNFDCYEINNEKLGGLFSIIAAYVKDTDMDALKRDVLAYLNHGNSFVGIRDQAHIGLLDILSEENIQVVEHAGSWKDMIQTASRPLLNRGIIQSSYVQEMIHLVDEYGPYILLANAVAVAHAKPEHGAFRLGLSLLVSHEEVFFDEVSSVRYLFVLSDAAHDKHLNVLHEILQLSRSSTLLQQLDACSCAQEVLHILQSAFS; encoded by the coding sequence ATGATACCGTTTACGGGAAAACAGTTACAGCTGATTCAGCTGCTGATGAATCGATCCTCCCCTGTTGCCTTTGAGGAGCTGTCACAGCTTCTGGAGGCAGGCAGACGCAGTGTGTATTACATCGTGAATAAGACAAACGAGGTTCTGCAAATGAATGCACTGGAGCCGGTTTTCTGTAAACGCGGGGCTGGATATTATCTGAAGGAGGAACAAAAGCAGCGGCTTTCTGAATTACTGAAAAATGAAAAGAAGCTGCTCAGTGAGGTACTGACACCACAACAGCGTGTGAGCTTTTTGATCTGCTGTATGATTTATCCAAAATCCGTTATTCATGTGGAGGATATCATGCAGCTGCTAAAATGCAGCCGCAATACGGTGTTCAGTGATTTAAAGAATGTAAAGGAGCAGTTAAAAGCCTATGGTCTGGAGCTGCGCATTGATTTGAAAAACGGCTATGGGGTTGAAGGTAAGGCATTCAATAAGCGGGCAGTATTGCTTTATTTTCTGAAGCAGCTACTCAATGAGGTCGATGTGCATACACTGCCGTTTCTCGATATGGAGCAGGTGGATGATTATTATGACAGATTGTTGAAAATCTCCAGTGAACGGGAGCATGAGTATCGCAAGGACAATCTGTTGTCCATTGCCTGTATGCTCAGTATCATACGGGATTCTCCCGAACAGTATGATTTTTCTTTGATGGAGCTGCGTGATTTGTGCGAAACACAGGAGCTGGATTTGATTGACCGCTATTTTCAGGAGCTGAATGTACATGAGCGCCTGTATCTGGCATTGCACCTGCTTGGCTCCAAGGCGAGCAGAGAGCTGAATCCGCAGGATGATGAACATGATATCCGCATTTTTGAATTATCAAGCAGACTGGTGGAATCCTTTGAACGTACAGCCTGTGTGTCCTTTGATGATAAAAATGATCTCATCAATTCCATTTATATGCATCTAAAGCTTTCCATGTATTATAATCGCCTGGGAATACAGGTGGTGAATCCGCTCATTGACGAGATACAAAAGCAATATACAGACATCTATATGATTACACAGCTGGTTTGTGAGGATCTTCGTGATTTATTTCAGATGCCGATCATGGATAGTGAAATCGCCTATCTGACCATGCATTTCGGCGGTCATTTGAAGCAGGGAGTTCGCTGCTATGATGAAATCCGCATTCTGGTGGTCTGTCCAAGCGGTATTTCCACATCTACACTTTTGAAGCGGGAGATTGAAGGCTTATATGCAAATGTGCGGGTTGTGGATACGGCGAGTCTGGATCATGTTCAGGATTATGAGCAGCAGGTGGATTTTATCGTATCTACCATAGATGTGAAAAGTGAAGTACCTGTGATTCAGGTACATCCGATATTGACCAGAGAGGATAAGGCAAGGATTGCCTCTATGATGATGCTGAATTTCGACTGTTATGAAATTAACAATGAAAAGCTGGGTGGTCTGTTTTCCATTATAGCAGCCTATGTGAAGGATACGGATATGGATGCATTGAAACGGGATGTGCTGGCATATCTAAATCATGGAAATTCCTTTGTGGGTATCCGTGATCAAGCGCATATCGGTCTGCTGGATATCCTGAGTGAGGAGAATATACAGGTCGTGGAGCACGCTGGTTCCTGGAAGGATATGATACAGACGGCTTCCCGTCCGCTGCTGAACCGTGGCATCATTCAAAGCAGCTATGTACAGGAGATGATTCATCTGGTGGATGAATATGGTCCTTATATTTTACTTGCCAATGCGGTTGCGGTAGCCCATGCAAAGCCGGAGCATGGCGCATTCCGATTGGGGCTGTCTCTGCTGGTAAGTCATGAAGAGGTATTCTTTGATGAAGTGTCATCTGTACGCTACCTCTTTGTGTTGTCGGATGCAGCCCATGATAAGCATTTGAACGTTCTGCATGAAATCCTGCAGCTGAGTAGAAGCAGTACGCTTTTACAGCAGCTGGATGCATGCTCCTGTGCACAGGAGGTTCTGCATATTTTACAATCTGCCTTTTCCTGA
- a CDS encoding ferrichrome ABC transporter substrate-binding protein codes for MNQIAKKLLLCVGILSVTMVSGCSSDDSSKKKETAKNEEKSEVKMVANDLYVEPLNPTEAQIKAYNKLSEAITSENKKEEATMVAVSFAFDFFTLSNKEDAQDLGGLQFIPSDKIRNFMEFAQAYYYGNYPTIVNEYGKKSLPEVTGYKVEAVEEKDFTYNGSACRGYDVRLSLTYADTEVESLKKSMTISVIEIQDYEYDRTKNYKKDVVYDGEMKNVYRILAVE; via the coding sequence ATGAATCAAATAGCAAAGAAACTACTTCTCTGCGTTGGAATTTTATCGGTTACCATGGTGAGCGGATGCAGTTCCGATGACAGCAGCAAGAAAAAAGAGACAGCAAAAAATGAAGAGAAATCGGAAGTGAAGATGGTAGCCAATGATTTGTATGTGGAACCGCTGAACCCTACCGAAGCTCAGATTAAAGCATATAACAAGCTGTCGGAAGCAATTACCAGCGAAAATAAAAAAGAAGAGGCCACGATGGTGGCAGTGAGCTTTGCATTTGATTTCTTCACACTATCCAATAAAGAGGATGCCCAGGATCTTGGTGGATTACAGTTTATTCCAAGTGACAAGATTCGCAACTTTATGGAGTTTGCACAGGCATACTATTACGGAAACTATCCAACCATCGTAAACGAATACGGTAAGAAAAGTCTCCCTGAGGTAACCGGCTATAAGGTAGAAGCTGTCGAGGAAAAGGATTTCACCTATAACGGCTCTGCCTGCAGAGGATATGATGTCAGGCTATCCCTGACATATGCGGATACGGAAGTGGAGAGTCTGAAGAAATCCATGACGATCAGTGTGATTGAAATTCAGGATTATGAGTATGACCGTACAAAGAATTACAAAAAGGATGTCGTATACGATGGTGAAATGAAAAATGTTTACCGTATATTGGCAGTTGAGTAA
- a CDS encoding SAM-dependent methyltransferase, producing the protein MNQVAKHWKDYECIDAGSGEKLERWKDIILRRPDPQVIWPMEENEMWRHPHAHYHRSKSGGGSWEFKKKCKESWTISYGELRFKVSPTGFKHTGLFPEQAANWDWMMDTIRESGRSDLRVLNLFAYTGGATMACASAGAAEVVHVDASKGMVNWAKENMVLSHLEQHKIRFIVDDVLKFVAREKRRGRTYHAIIMDPPSYGRGPNGEIWKIEEQLYPLISACMEILDDDPLFFLVNSYTTGFPPTVLYNLLRTTVGKKYTDGTIHAGEIGLPITTGDSVLPCGIYGKWVKNNR; encoded by the coding sequence ATGAATCAGGTAGCGAAACACTGGAAGGATTATGAATGCATCGATGCCGGCAGCGGAGAAAAGCTGGAACGATGGAAAGATATTATTTTGCGTCGTCCCGATCCGCAGGTGATCTGGCCGATGGAAGAAAATGAAATGTGGAGACATCCCCATGCCCATTACCACCGCTCAAAAAGCGGAGGAGGAAGCTGGGAATTTAAAAAGAAATGCAAAGAGAGCTGGACAATTTCCTATGGTGAGCTGCGTTTCAAGGTTTCACCGACAGGCTTCAAGCATACAGGTCTGTTTCCGGAGCAGGCAGCCAACTGGGACTGGATGATGGATACGATACGGGAAAGCGGACGAAGCGACCTGCGTGTTTTAAATCTATTTGCCTATACCGGAGGTGCGACCATGGCATGTGCAAGTGCAGGTGCTGCAGAGGTCGTTCATGTGGATGCCAGCAAGGGAATGGTGAACTGGGCAAAGGAAAACATGGTGCTTTCTCACCTGGAGCAGCATAAAATCCGCTTTATCGTGGATGATGTATTAAAATTTGTCGCAAGAGAAAAGCGCAGAGGCAGAACCTACCACGCCATCATCATGGATCCGCCAAGCTATGGCAGAGGCCCAAATGGAGAGATATGGAAGATTGAGGAACAGCTGTACCCGCTGATTTCCGCCTGTATGGAAATTCTGGATGACGATCCCCTGTTTTTCCTTGTGAATTCCTATACCACAGGATTCCCGCCAACCGTCTTATATAATCTCTTACGTACAACCGTAGGAAAAAAATATACAGATGGCACAATCCATGCCGGAGAAATTGGTTTGCCGATTACAACTGGAGACAGTGTTCTTCCCTGCGGTATCTATGGGAAATGGGTAAAAAACAACAGATAA
- a CDS encoding PTS sugar transporter subunit IIA, whose amino-acid sequence MKEELLSIDNIQVLQAIDNWEAAIKTAVEPLIRNGFVEENYTRAILKNIKAWGPYFMAGPYIILPHARPEEGVKKNQISILSIKKPVYFDNGKVPIRLLMILASVDSKSHLRILKLLASVLTDETVLRSLLKSDTPQRLLQCFQAKEWKGGKEDGISIHTAAD is encoded by the coding sequence ATGAAAGAAGAGCTGTTAAGCATTGATAATATTCAGGTATTGCAAGCGATAGACAACTGGGAAGCCGCAATTAAAACGGCGGTTGAGCCACTGATACGAAATGGCTTTGTCGAGGAGAATTATACCCGTGCCATTTTAAAAAATATCAAAGCATGGGGGCCCTATTTCATGGCCGGCCCCTACATCATTCTTCCTCATGCAAGACCGGAGGAGGGTGTGAAAAAGAATCAGATTTCCATTCTGTCAATAAAAAAACCGGTTTATTTTGACAATGGAAAGGTACCGATCCGCTTGTTGATGATTCTGGCTTCTGTAGATTCAAAATCACATCTGAGAATCCTGAAACTACTGGCGAGTGTGTTAACGGATGAAACAGTGCTGCGGAGTCTGCTGAAAAGCGATACCCCGCAAAGACTGCTTCAATGTTTTCAAGCAAAGGAATGGAAGGGAGGGAAAGAAGATGGGATTTCAATTCATACCGCAGCTGATTGA
- a CDS encoding diguanylate cyclase produces MKKNRLVKTNILIGLVLLTGFALTACLAYQANYQTSLNNIEQVSSLSSEGIQYQLTSMLTRPVNTSLAMAHDSFLKEHLAKENEQITDQSYIDALRTYLYAYKEKYKFDSVFLVSCKSGRYYSYNGLDRILDKKNRENAWYYDLLYSKDEYSLHVDNDEVDGAGNEITVFVNCRITDEAHNTIGVVGVGIRLKNLRELLAAYEKKYNIKAYLVDDTGNIQVSTANSAQEQVNWFAKYKQQENQEEILQWKQDQKNLELWTKQDGEKSYLVTRYVPELSWHLIVQQNTETVLQQMYAQLLHIALMMLAVILIVLAIITFVIRSFNRQITSLIEEKQAIFRKATEELYDNIYELNITKNSYVGERTANYFESLGAKGLPYDEVLTVIAQKQIKEEFRDGYVSLFTPEHVIQEYEAGNNHLQYDFMISEEGSDYFWMRIDAYVFLSTEDNCIHMFTYRKNINAEKNRERLAAIDDMTGFYTRKACVEAISIRLERRTEEAYAFLLFDIDNFKQANDQFGHAFGDYCITEFTKAIRTHFRKGDILGRVGGDEFVVLCKYKTYEQLMNRVHVLSQDLVMQCERKQASWHMSASIGIALSPKHGSDFETLYECADKALYETKVKGKNGFCVYHSGHFGEK; encoded by the coding sequence ATGAAGAAAAACAGACTGGTGAAAACAAATATATTGATAGGCCTTGTACTGCTTACAGGCTTTGCTCTTACTGCATGCTTGGCATATCAGGCGAATTATCAGACATCGCTGAACAATATTGAACAGGTTTCCTCTCTTTCCTCAGAAGGAATTCAGTATCAGTTGACCTCCATGCTTACCCGTCCTGTCAATACTTCCCTGGCCATGGCTCATGACAGCTTTTTGAAGGAGCATCTGGCAAAGGAAAATGAACAAATTACAGATCAAAGCTACATAGATGCATTGCGGACATATTTATATGCATATAAGGAAAAATATAAGTTTGATTCGGTGTTCCTTGTATCCTGTAAATCCGGAAGATATTACAGCTACAACGGTCTGGACCGTATACTTGATAAAAAGAACAGGGAAAATGCATGGTATTATGATTTGCTGTACAGTAAGGATGAATATTCACTTCACGTAGATAATGATGAAGTAGATGGAGCAGGAAATGAGATTACCGTATTTGTGAATTGCAGAATTACGGATGAAGCGCACAATACGATTGGTGTTGTCGGCGTCGGCATTCGCTTAAAAAATCTGAGGGAGCTGCTGGCTGCCTATGAGAAAAAGTATAACATCAAAGCATATCTTGTCGATGATACAGGAAATATACAGGTTTCAACGGCAAACAGCGCTCAGGAACAGGTGAACTGGTTCGCAAAATACAAACAGCAGGAAAACCAGGAGGAAATTTTGCAGTGGAAGCAGGATCAGAAGAATCTGGAGCTGTGGACGAAGCAGGATGGTGAAAAAAGCTATCTAGTGACACGCTATGTGCCGGAGCTGTCCTGGCATCTGATCGTTCAGCAGAATACAGAAACGGTATTGCAGCAGATGTATGCGCAGCTATTGCATATCGCCTTGATGATGCTTGCGGTCATCCTGATTGTTTTGGCAATCATTACGTTTGTAATTCGCAGCTTCAATCGGCAGATCACCTCACTGATTGAAGAAAAGCAGGCCATTTTTAGAAAGGCAACAGAGGAGCTGTATGATAACATTTATGAGCTGAATATAACGAAAAACAGTTATGTCGGTGAACGTACGGCAAATTATTTTGAAAGCCTGGGCGCAAAGGGACTGCCTTATGATGAAGTATTGACGGTTATTGCCCAAAAGCAGATTAAGGAGGAATTTCGTGACGGCTATGTATCGCTGTTTACACCGGAGCATGTGATACAGGAGTATGAAGCGGGAAACAACCATCTCCAATATGATTTTATGATTTCGGAGGAAGGCAGTGATTATTTCTGGATGCGGATCGATGCTTATGTCTTTCTTTCAACAGAGGATAATTGTATCCATATGTTTACCTATCGCAAAAATATCAATGCTGAAAAGAACAGAGAGCGGCTTGCCGCCATTGACGATATGACCGGCTTTTATACGAGAAAGGCGTGTGTTGAAGCAATTTCAATACGGTTGGAACGGCGTACGGAGGAAGCCTATGCATTCCTTCTGTTTGATATTGATAATTTTAAGCAGGCGAATGATCAGTTTGGACATGCATTTGGTGATTACTGTATCACGGAGTTTACGAAAGCGATTCGGACGCATTTCCGTAAGGGGGATATTTTAGGAAGAGTCGGCGGTGATGAATTTGTTGTGCTGTGTAAATATAAAACATATGAGCAGCTGATGAACCGTGTTCATGTCCTTTCGCAGGATCTGGTTATGCAGTGTGAACGGAAGCAGGCATCATGGCATATGTCCGCAAGCATTGGAATTGCACTATCACCAAAGCACGGCAGTGATTTTGAAACACTGTATGAATGTGCAGATAAGGCGTTGTATGAGACAAAGGTCAAAGGCAAAAACGGATTTTGCGTATATCATAGCGGGCATTTCGGTGAAAAGTAA
- a CDS encoding PTS sugar transporter subunit IIA translates to MGFQFIPQLIETDLQVQNKEEVIRYLANKLQAHGFSNPSYADKVLMREQEYPTGLRTKCAAIAIPHAFDPGISGNHVALAILKHPIRFYNMEDMDSEIEVDMVFLMAISSAHEQLKMLKTIMQMLGDDTLFTRLVKLHDANAVCSQLNAFIEGQKS, encoded by the coding sequence ATGGGATTTCAATTCATACCGCAGCTGATTGAGACAGACCTGCAGGTACAAAATAAGGAAGAGGTTATCCGTTATCTGGCGAACAAGCTGCAGGCTCATGGCTTCAGCAATCCGTCCTATGCGGACAAGGTATTGATGCGTGAGCAGGAATATCCAACCGGCTTACGTACCAAATGTGCAGCGATTGCCATACCGCATGCCTTTGATCCCGGAATCAGCGGGAATCATGTTGCACTGGCAATACTGAAGCATCCCATTCGCTTTTACAATATGGAAGACATGGACAGCGAAATTGAGGTGGACATGGTATTCCTTATGGCAATCAGCAGTGCTCACGAGCAGTTGAAAATGCTGAAAACAATTATGCAGATGCTGGGGGATGATACCCTGTTTACCCGGCTTGTAAAGCTGCATGATGCAAATGCTGTATGCAGTCAGCTGAATGCATTTATAGAAGGACAGAAATCATAA
- a CDS encoding transcriptional regulator has product MENKKVKRRSLLIDISLLAVFLIVSIISFYIAYSFGLLPFKWITIAAGIFAVLFLILLLLAFKRMPTWGLVIKRMFLVLLVALIGTFGYFMDKSRTTINKMSKTTKVNDDGTTTITTNVYLITAKNSNIKKEADLSNKVIGFQNGSDADNLAFAKSSVSKDISEYTAKEELDYTTLYDQMEQGFVSAMAISETFYNMSKANIEDFEKNVQILKTYSKTDTVKTKEQKDITKQTFTVYLSGLDSTGSPDQQTRTDTNLLLIVNPVANHIDMVSIPRDALVPNTALNNANDKLTHTGIYGIDTSVDTISQFFGIPVDYYARVSFNSMIEIVDTIGGIDVDVEIDFCEQDENRSFKKKDLICLKKGEQHLNGKQALAYSRHRKTEGYDNAGRERAQQRIIKAIINKLISPSALGYVNDLLDVAPNYVITDMPANQITKFVSSELDNMKPWTISSVISDTGVYDSQQVASLNPLEGPYDVYLFNKDEVHAVVNAYDGASNQLQMADFHFNMDDLYKDTPAINDDPTILWDTMASNPH; this is encoded by the coding sequence ATGGAAAATAAAAAAGTTAAACGCAGAAGCCTGCTGATCGACATCAGCCTGCTTGCTGTATTTCTTATCGTAAGTATCATTTCATTTTACATCGCCTACAGCTTTGGGCTTCTTCCCTTTAAATGGATTACCATTGCGGCAGGCATCTTCGCAGTTCTGTTTCTGATTCTGCTGCTGCTGGCATTTAAACGAATGCCAACCTGGGGACTAGTCATTAAACGCATGTTTCTAGTGCTTCTTGTCGCATTGATTGGAACCTTCGGCTACTTCATGGACAAATCCCGTACGACCATCAACAAGATGAGTAAGACCACAAAAGTAAATGATGACGGTACCACTACCATTACCACTAACGTGTACCTGATTACAGCGAAGAACAGCAATATCAAAAAGGAAGCCGATCTGTCCAACAAGGTCATTGGCTTTCAAAACGGCAGCGATGCGGATAACCTTGCATTTGCCAAGTCCTCTGTATCAAAAGACATCAGCGAATATACTGCAAAGGAGGAGCTGGATTATACAACCCTGTATGACCAGATGGAGCAGGGCTTTGTTTCTGCCATGGCGATTTCCGAAACTTTCTATAACATGTCAAAGGCCAATATCGAGGATTTCGAAAAAAATGTACAGATTCTAAAGACCTACTCTAAGACTGATACGGTAAAAACCAAGGAACAAAAGGATATCACAAAGCAGACCTTTACTGTATATTTAAGCGGTCTGGACAGTACCGGTTCCCCTGACCAGCAGACACGTACGGATACCAACCTGCTTTTGATTGTCAATCCAGTCGCAAATCACATCGATATGGTTTCCATACCGAGAGACGCCCTGGTACCAAACACTGCATTGAACAATGCCAATGACAAGCTGACACATACCGGTATTTATGGTATTGATACGAGTGTGGATACCATTTCACAATTCTTTGGAATCCCGGTTGATTACTATGCCCGCGTCAGCTTCAATTCCATGATTGAAATCGTGGATACGATTGGCGGTATTGATGTGGATGTGGAAATTGATTTCTGTGAGCAGGATGAAAACCGCAGCTTCAAAAAGAAAGACTTAATCTGTCTGAAAAAGGGAGAGCAGCATCTGAATGGGAAGCAGGCACTGGCCTATTCCCGGCACAGAAAAACCGAAGGCTATGACAACGCCGGAAGAGAGCGTGCACAGCAGCGCATTATCAAGGCAATCATAAACAAGCTGATTTCCCCATCTGCACTCGGTTATGTGAACGATCTTCTGGATGTGGCGCCGAATTATGTAATTACAGATATGCCGGCTAACCAGATTACAAAATTTGTTTCGAGTGAGCTTGACAATATGAAGCCCTGGACGATTTCCAGTGTGATATCGGATACCGGTGTTTATGATTCCCAGCAGGTGGCTAGTCTGAATCCGCTGGAAGGCCCGTATGATGTGTACCTCTTTAACAAGGATGAGGTACATGCGGTTGTCAATGCTTACGACGGTGCCAGCAATCAGCTGCAAATGGCAGATTTCCATTTCAATATGGACGATTTATACAAGGATACCCCTGCTATCAATGATGACCCGACTATTCTGTGGGATACAATGGCAAGCAATCCGCATTAA
- a CDS encoding EAL domain-containing protein: MKNTADIKDEYRDSITGGGNEAWLKEMYDTQQKQQSSSYVFIDMNIKRFQYMNNKYGRAHADRALKHLYDITSQFLSEQEYIARICADDYNLLLHYDTMEAMFEKFLIPFVDAVFDDPDPLFFHNIYLSFGFYFLEQQPCDFYEAQNRAQIARKECPQLKRRTFSYDIYHADMFHEYIRVRETAEQVTRARFAHEFIPYVQPKIRLCDEAIVGGEVLLRWQDHEGNLIPLSSFLPVLNANGDIYMVDLNLFDTVCAYLHTALADGEPVVPMSFNITNTSLFDEDFLHDYLDIFHKYNINEQLIEFEFMENIRFDYYDQVKDMIDAFKQYGFTCSLDDFGSGYSSFNILLENLVDILKIDKMFFEKPLDDKNKSIIQHIVEIAHTLNMQVLAEGIETKECLDFLKEIGCDMVQGYYYYKPMPLHDFHKLIKSRKSDVKA, translated from the coding sequence ATGAAAAATACAGCGGACATAAAGGACGAATACAGAGATTCTATTACAGGCGGAGGTAATGAGGCCTGGCTAAAAGAAATGTATGATACACAGCAAAAGCAGCAATCATCCTCCTATGTTTTTATAGATATGAATATCAAACGCTTTCAGTATATGAACAATAAATATGGCAGAGCCCATGCGGATCGTGCTTTAAAGCATTTATATGATATCACCTCACAATTTCTTTCAGAGCAGGAATATATCGCAAGAATCTGTGCTGATGATTACAATCTGCTTTTACATTATGACACCATGGAAGCTATGTTTGAAAAATTTTTGATTCCTTTTGTAGATGCTGTATTCGATGATCCCGATCCACTGTTCTTTCATAATATCTATTTATCCTTCGGCTTCTATTTTCTGGAGCAGCAGCCCTGTGATTTTTATGAAGCACAGAACCGGGCGCAAATTGCCAGAAAAGAATGCCCACAGTTAAAACGTCGTACCTTTTCCTATGATATTTATCATGCCGATATGTTTCATGAATATATCCGTGTGCGGGAAACTGCGGAACAGGTTACCAGGGCACGCTTCGCACATGAATTTATTCCCTATGTACAGCCGAAAATACGGTTATGTGATGAAGCAATCGTCGGTGGTGAAGTGCTGCTGCGCTGGCAGGATCATGAGGGAAATCTGATTCCCTTATCCTCCTTTCTTCCTGTGCTGAATGCGAACGGGGATATCTATATGGTTGATTTGAATCTCTTTGATACCGTCTGCGCCTACCTGCACACCGCACTGGCAGATGGTGAGCCGGTAGTACCGATGAGCTTCAATATTACAAATACCTCATTATTTGATGAGGATTTCCTACATGACTATCTGGATATATTTCATAAGTACAATATCAATGAACAGCTGATTGAGTTTGAGTTTATGGAAAATATCCGCTTTGATTACTACGATCAGGTAAAGGATATGATCGATGCCTTTAAGCAATATGGCTTTACCTGCTCTCTGGATGATTTCGGAAGTGGATATTCCTCCTTCAACATCCTGCTGGAAAACCTGGTTGATATATTGAAAATAGATAAGATGTTTTTTGAGAAGCCACTGGATGACAAAAATAAAAGCATCATTCAGCATATTGTGGAAATTGCACATACATTGAATATGCAGGTGCTTGCGGAGGGGATTGAAACAAAGGAATGCCTGGATTTTCTAAAGGAAATCGGCTGTGATATGGTACAGGGCTATTATTATTACAAGCCGATGCCGCTTCACGATTTTCATAAGCTGATAAAGAGCAGAAAAAGCGATGTAAAAGCCTAA